One segment of Brassica napus cultivar Da-Ae chromosome C3, Da-Ae, whole genome shotgun sequence DNA contains the following:
- the LOC106385166 gene encoding putative geranylgeranyl pyrophosphate synthase 8, chloroplastic, whose translation MPTWFSPSRRDPTRSLLCIAACELVGGDEATAMSAACAVEMIHTSSLIHDDLPCMDNVDLRRGKPTNHKVFGEAMAVLAGDAPLSLAFEHMTVMSSGLITPERMIHAVIQLAMAIGTKGLVAGQVVDLRSQGLNPDDVGLDRLEFIHLDKTAALLEAATVIGAIMGGGTQEEIDKLRKYARCIGLLFQVVDDILDVTKSSEELGKNAGQDVITGKVTYPRLIGLEKSRELAEKLSREAEEQLIGFDSDKAAPLVALASYIACRNN comes from the exons ATGCCCACTTGGTTctctccatctaggagggacccaacaAGATCTCTGCTCTGCATTGCTGCATGTGAGCTTGTGGGTGGCGACGAGGCCACTGCCATGTCAGCCGCTTGCGCGGTCGAGATGATCCACACGAGCTCTCTTATCCATGACGACCTTCCATGCATGGACAATGTGGACCTCCGCAGAGGCAAGCCTACAAACCACAAg GTATTTGGAGAAGCTATGGCGGTTTTGGCAGGTGATGCACCCCTTTCTTTGGCGTTTGAGCATATGACCGTCATGTCGAGTGGGTTGATCACCCCTGAGAGGATGATCCATGCTGTGATTCAGCTTGCAATGGCCATTGGGACAAAAGGGCTAGTGGCTGGGCAAGTGGTTGACCTACGAAGCCAAGGGTTGAATCCGGACGACGTCGGATTGGACCGCCTAGAGTTCATTCACCTCGACAAAACAGCGGCTTTGTTGGAGGCAGCGACGGTTATAGGAGCCATAATGGGAGGTGGCACACAGGAAGAGATCGACAAGCTTAGAAAGTATGCCAGATGCATTGGCCTTTTGTTTCAAGTGGTTGATGATATTCTTGACGTGACGAAATCTTCCGAGGAATTGGGTAAGAACGCCGGACAAGACGTTATCACCGGAAAAGTGACGTATCCGAGGCTGATTGGTTTGGAGAAATCGAGGGAACTTGCGGAGAAATTGAGCAGAGAAGCAGAGGAACAGCTTATAGGGTTTGATTCTGATAAGGCGGCTCCTCTAGTGGCTCTGGCTAGCTACATTGCATGTAGAAACAATTGA